In a single window of the Delftia tsuruhatensis genome:
- a CDS encoding YggS family pyridoxal phosphate-dependent enzyme: MTTIENKLQQIHERIASACGQSGRAAASVQLLAVSKTFGADAVREAVLAGQRSFGENYIQEGVEKIAAVRAMGLPGGEALQWHCIGPIQSNKTRLVAEHFDWAQTVDRLKIAERLSAQRPEGMAPLQVCIQLNVDGGETKAGVAPQQALELAAAIVRLPRLALRGVMSIPDDAPGFEAQREVHARAAAVFAQIRASGLPGLERFDTVSMGMTGDLEAAVAAGSTMVRVGSGIFGKRVTP, from the coding sequence ATGACGACGATTGAAAACAAGCTTCAACAGATTCACGAGCGGATTGCCTCGGCTTGCGGGCAGTCCGGCAGGGCTGCCGCATCCGTGCAGTTGCTGGCCGTCTCCAAGACCTTCGGCGCCGATGCCGTGCGCGAGGCCGTGCTGGCCGGCCAGCGCAGCTTCGGCGAGAACTACATCCAGGAGGGCGTGGAAAAGATCGCCGCCGTGCGCGCCATGGGCCTGCCGGGCGGCGAGGCCCTGCAGTGGCACTGCATCGGCCCCATCCAGAGCAACAAGACGCGCCTGGTGGCCGAGCATTTCGACTGGGCCCAGACCGTGGACCGCCTGAAGATCGCCGAGCGCCTGTCGGCCCAGCGTCCCGAGGGCATGGCGCCGCTGCAGGTCTGCATCCAGCTGAACGTGGATGGCGGCGAGACCAAGGCCGGCGTGGCCCCGCAGCAGGCGCTGGAGCTGGCCGCCGCCATCGTGCGGCTGCCGCGCCTGGCGCTGCGCGGCGTGATGAGCATTCCCGACGATGCGCCCGGCTTCGAGGCACAGCGCGAGGTGCATGCCCGCGCCGCCGCCGTCTTCGCCCAGATCCGCGCCAGCGGCCTGCCGGGGCTGGAGCGCTTCGACACGGTGTCCATGGGAATGACGGGCGACCTGGAGGCGGCCGTGGCCGCAGGCAGCACGATGGTGCGCGTCGGCAGCGGTATCTTCGGAAAAAGAGTCACCCCCTGA
- a CDS encoding branched-chain amino acid ABC transporter substrate-binding protein, with product MPIRLSPASLAAVLLCAGSAHAQAPEPFKIAFIDPLSGPFVSTGELMRDHVQYAVEDVNAKGGLFNGAKLQLLQFDSKLSAQESQAALQAAIDQGARVVVTGGSGSSVVAALVQAASRHNQRNPGKEVLVLNHSSIDPELTGKACSFWHFMFDANTAMRMQAIASYIKTQPGIRKVYLLNQDYAHGKQWAAYGRQLVGAARPDIQFTGEMLHPIGRVKDFAPYVAKIKETGADSVITGNWGQDLTLLLKSAADSGYDLRYFNHSAGGMPGTVTSFAQTRIGQLTWVAEWHPGQAGRPLADARAQEYKARMGKDFLAPRMDLVPRMLAAAMAKARSTEPVKIALALEDLQMDTVVGPVRMRGKDHQLLLPQVVNTIAPVDGKLVKTGWEGTNHGFRTDAVYTPEQVELPTDCQMKRPNAR from the coding sequence ATGCCCATCCGCCTTTCCCCGGCCTCTTTGGCCGCCGTCCTGCTGTGTGCCGGCAGCGCCCACGCCCAGGCCCCCGAGCCCTTCAAGATCGCCTTCATCGACCCGCTGTCCGGCCCCTTCGTGAGCACGGGAGAGCTGATGCGCGACCATGTGCAGTACGCCGTCGAGGACGTGAACGCCAAGGGCGGGCTGTTCAACGGCGCAAAGCTGCAGCTGCTGCAGTTCGACAGCAAGCTCTCGGCCCAGGAAAGCCAGGCCGCGCTGCAGGCGGCCATCGACCAGGGCGCGCGCGTGGTGGTGACGGGCGGATCGGGCTCGTCGGTGGTGGCGGCGCTGGTGCAGGCGGCCTCGCGCCACAACCAGCGCAATCCGGGCAAGGAGGTGCTGGTGCTCAACCATTCCTCCATCGACCCCGAGCTGACAGGCAAGGCCTGCAGCTTCTGGCACTTCATGTTCGATGCCAACACCGCCATGCGCATGCAGGCGATTGCCAGCTACATCAAGACCCAGCCGGGCATCCGCAAGGTCTATCTGCTCAACCAGGACTATGCCCACGGCAAGCAGTGGGCCGCCTACGGGCGCCAGCTGGTGGGCGCGGCACGGCCCGACATCCAGTTCACGGGCGAGATGCTGCATCCCATCGGCCGGGTCAAGGACTTCGCGCCCTATGTGGCCAAGATCAAGGAAACGGGTGCGGACTCGGTGATCACGGGCAACTGGGGCCAGGACCTGACCCTGCTGCTCAAGTCGGCCGCCGACTCGGGCTATGACCTGCGCTACTTCAACCACAGCGCGGGCGGCATGCCGGGCACGGTGACCTCGTTCGCCCAGACCCGCATCGGCCAGCTGACCTGGGTGGCCGAATGGCACCCGGGCCAGGCCGGCCGCCCATTGGCCGATGCCCGCGCCCAGGAATACAAGGCCCGCATGGGCAAGGACTTCCTGGCCCCGCGCATGGACCTGGTGCCGCGCATGCTGGCCGCCGCCATGGCCAAGGCCCGATCCACCGAGCCCGTGAAGATCGCGCTGGCCCTGGAGGATTTGCAGATGGACACCGTGGTCGGCCCCGTGCGCATGCGCGGCAAGGACCACCAGCTGCTGCTGCCCCAGGTGGTCAACACCATCGCCCCGGTGGACGGCAAACTGGTCAAGACCGGTTGGGAAGGCACGAACCACGGCTTTCGCACCGATGCCGTCTACACGCCCGAGCAGGTGGAGTTGCCCACGGACTGCCAGATGAAGCGGCCGAATGCGCGCTGA
- a CDS encoding aminotransferase class V-fold PLP-dependent enzyme, with translation MPGLLPDIDPDGLLEFSVVYTDRALNHMSKRFAGVMQDILTTLQEVYHAHTAVLVPGSGTFGMEAVARQFANREKVLIVRNGWFSYRWTQIFEEGGLGGGAVVCKARRQGSGSQDPWAPCPAGEVADTIRAEKPKVVFAPHVETASGIILGDDYLRTVADAAHEVGALFVLDCVASGAMWVDMEKTGVDVLISAPQKGWSSSPCCAMVMLSARAREAIEHTKSSSFSCDLKKWMQIAEGYEKGQHAYHTTMPTDALVRLRDVMLETRAYGFAKVRDEQIALGAKVRALLESRGFPSVAAEGWKAPGVVVSYTTDPGIQSGKKFLEAGLQTAAGVPLQCDEGPDFKTFRIGLFGLEKWHNVDRTVGHLAKALDDIGVPAKA, from the coding sequence ATGCCCGGACTTCTGCCCGATATCGATCCCGACGGCCTGCTCGAATTCTCGGTGGTCTACACCGACCGCGCGCTCAACCACATGTCCAAGCGCTTCGCCGGCGTGATGCAGGACATCCTCACCACGCTGCAGGAGGTCTACCACGCCCATACGGCCGTGCTGGTGCCCGGCAGCGGCACCTTCGGCATGGAGGCCGTGGCGCGCCAGTTCGCCAACCGCGAGAAGGTGCTGATCGTGCGCAACGGCTGGTTCAGCTACCGCTGGACCCAGATCTTCGAGGAAGGGGGCCTCGGCGGTGGCGCCGTGGTCTGCAAGGCGCGCCGCCAGGGCTCCGGTAGCCAGGACCCCTGGGCGCCGTGCCCGGCGGGCGAAGTGGCCGACACCATCCGCGCCGAAAAGCCCAAGGTCGTGTTCGCGCCGCATGTGGAGACGGCCAGCGGCATCATCCTCGGCGACGACTACCTGCGCACCGTGGCCGACGCCGCGCACGAGGTGGGCGCGCTCTTCGTGCTGGACTGCGTGGCCTCGGGCGCCATGTGGGTGGACATGGAAAAGACCGGCGTGGACGTGCTGATCAGCGCGCCGCAAAAGGGCTGGAGCAGCTCGCCGTGCTGCGCCATGGTCATGCTCTCGGCCCGTGCCCGCGAAGCGATCGAGCACACGAAAAGCTCCAGCTTTTCCTGCGACCTCAAGAAGTGGATGCAGATCGCCGAAGGCTACGAAAAGGGCCAGCACGCCTACCACACCACCATGCCCACCGACGCCCTGGTGCGCCTGCGCGACGTGATGCTGGAGACGCGCGCCTACGGCTTCGCCAAGGTGCGCGACGAGCAGATCGCGCTGGGCGCCAAGGTGCGCGCCCTGCTGGAGTCGCGCGGCTTTCCCAGCGTGGCGGCCGAAGGCTGGAAGGCCCCCGGCGTCGTGGTCAGCTACACCACCGACCCCGGCATCCAGAGTGGCAAGAAATTCCTCGAGGCCGGCCTGCAGACCGCGGCCGGCGTGCCGCTGCAGTGCGACGAGGGTCCGGACTTCAAGACCTTCCGCATCGGCCTGTTCGGCCTGGAGAA
- a CDS encoding acetyl-CoA carboxylase family protein — protein MFQKILIANRGEIALRIVRALRELGVPSLAVYAADDAQAPHVSAADAAMALGASGPAAYLDGAHLLRIAREHGCDGIHPGYGFLSENAGFAQACADAGLRFIGPTPEHLALLGDKARARDLARRCGVPLMPGSSEAVTLEQAQAFFEAQQAGGASGIMVKAIGGGGGRGMRAVLRAEDLPAAYERCRSEARAAFGVDGVYVERLMTGARHIEVQILGDGGAGPIALGERECTLQRRFQKLVEIAPSPSLAQPLRERITRDALRMAAEIGYESLGTFEFLVDAASDALPYVFIEANPRLQVEHTITEEVFGIDLVQAQVRVAAGDHLGELGLDARTPPAPRGYAMQWRINAETLDAAGQSRPGSGRIGTLQWPAGPGIRIDTHAVAGASPSPHYDTLLAKLIVHSSGPRFEDVLRRARRALDECRIDGLATNLPLLQALARRPEMASQAVHTRWLEEALPELVAAAAAAPALDDSAVHAPVPQGAITAPMPARIVQWSVAVGDAVAAGAELGVLEAMKMEHVLLAPQAGTITQRLAEAGAYVAQDQPLLVLAAAEGVQADARAQQAAQDPDHIRSDLQRVIDRHAFTLDAARPEAMAKRHAQGSRSARENIADLCDAGSFIEYGALAIAAQTRRRSMDDLIANTPADGMVTGIGSINGAQFGEERSRAVVMSYDATVLAGTQGARNHAKTDRMLGIALAQKLPVVLFAEGGGGRPGDTDTPVVAGLHVHTFAAYAALSGQVPVIGITHGRCFAGNAALLGCSDVIIATRASCIGMGGPAMIEGGGLGVFRPEQIGPSSVQHANGVIDVLVEDESGAVAAARHYLSFFQGRTTDWTAPDPRALRHVVPENRLRAYDTRAALAHLVDEGSLLMLRTGFGAGIHTALARIEGRPVGLMANNPSHLGGAIDADAADKAARFMQLCNAHGLPIVSLVDTPGFMVGPEIEKTAQVRHVSRLFVTAAKLRVPYFSVVLRKGYGLGAMGMTAGSFHAPVFNVAWPTGEFGAMGLEGAVRLGFRKELEALPEGSERNALFDRLLAQQYAHGEAMHMAGTLEIDAVIDPADTRAWLARGLAGARVAPPQAGFVDTW, from the coding sequence ATGTTCCAGAAGATCCTGATTGCCAATCGTGGCGAAATCGCGCTGCGCATCGTGCGCGCGCTGCGCGAGCTGGGTGTGCCCAGCCTGGCCGTGTATGCCGCAGACGATGCGCAGGCGCCCCATGTATCCGCTGCCGATGCGGCCATGGCCCTGGGCGCCAGCGGCCCTGCGGCCTACCTTGACGGCGCTCATCTGCTGCGCATCGCGCGCGAGCACGGCTGCGACGGCATTCACCCTGGCTACGGCTTTCTCAGCGAGAACGCGGGCTTCGCCCAGGCCTGTGCCGATGCGGGCCTGCGCTTCATCGGCCCTACGCCGGAGCACCTGGCGCTGCTGGGCGACAAGGCCCGCGCGCGCGATCTGGCGCGCCGCTGCGGCGTGCCGTTGATGCCGGGCAGCAGCGAGGCCGTCACGCTGGAGCAGGCCCAGGCCTTCTTCGAGGCGCAGCAGGCCGGGGGCGCCAGCGGCATCATGGTCAAGGCCATCGGCGGCGGCGGCGGGCGCGGCATGCGCGCCGTGCTGCGCGCCGAGGACCTGCCCGCCGCCTACGAGCGCTGCCGCAGCGAGGCACGCGCCGCCTTCGGCGTGGACGGCGTCTACGTGGAGCGGCTGATGACGGGCGCTCGCCATATCGAGGTGCAGATCCTGGGCGACGGCGGCGCAGGCCCCATCGCGCTGGGCGAGCGCGAGTGCACGCTGCAGCGGCGCTTCCAGAAGCTGGTGGAGATCGCTCCCAGCCCCAGCCTGGCGCAGCCGCTGCGCGAGCGCATCACGCGCGATGCGCTGCGCATGGCGGCCGAGATCGGCTATGAGAGCCTGGGCACCTTCGAATTCCTGGTCGATGCCGCCTCCGACGCCCTGCCCTATGTCTTCATCGAGGCCAACCCGCGCCTGCAGGTCGAGCACACCATCACCGAGGAGGTCTTCGGCATCGACCTCGTGCAGGCCCAGGTCCGCGTGGCCGCCGGCGACCACCTGGGCGAACTGGGCCTGGATGCCAGGACGCCACCCGCGCCGCGCGGCTATGCCATGCAGTGGCGCATCAATGCCGAGACGCTGGATGCCGCAGGCCAGTCGCGCCCCGGCAGTGGGCGCATAGGCACACTGCAGTGGCCGGCCGGGCCCGGCATCCGCATCGACACGCATGCGGTGGCGGGCGCCAGTCCCTCGCCGCACTACGACACGCTGCTGGCCAAGCTCATCGTGCACAGCAGCGGGCCGCGCTTTGAAGATGTGCTGCGCCGCGCACGCCGCGCGCTGGACGAATGCCGCATCGACGGGCTGGCCACCAACCTGCCGCTGCTGCAGGCGCTGGCCCGGCGGCCCGAGATGGCGTCGCAGGCCGTGCACACGCGCTGGCTCGAGGAGGCCCTGCCCGAGCTGGTGGCCGCCGCAGCTGCAGCGCCAGCCCTGGACGACAGCGCAGTCCATGCGCCCGTCCCGCAAGGCGCCATCACGGCCCCCATGCCCGCACGCATCGTGCAGTGGAGCGTGGCCGTGGGCGATGCCGTGGCCGCAGGCGCGGAGCTGGGCGTGCTCGAAGCCATGAAGATGGAGCATGTACTGCTGGCGCCGCAGGCCGGCACCATCACGCAACGGCTGGCCGAGGCCGGTGCCTATGTGGCCCAGGACCAGCCCCTGCTGGTGCTGGCCGCCGCCGAAGGCGTGCAGGCCGACGCGCGCGCGCAGCAGGCCGCCCAGGACCCCGATCACATCCGCTCCGACCTGCAGCGCGTCATCGACCGCCATGCCTTCACGCTCGATGCCGCCCGGCCCGAGGCCATGGCCAAACGCCACGCCCAGGGCAGCCGCAGCGCGCGCGAGAACATCGCCGACCTCTGCGACGCCGGCAGCTTCATCGAATACGGTGCGCTGGCCATTGCCGCGCAGACGCGCCGGCGCAGCATGGACGACCTGATCGCCAACACGCCGGCCGATGGCATGGTCACGGGCATAGGCTCCATCAACGGCGCGCAGTTCGGCGAGGAGCGCTCGCGCGCCGTCGTCATGTCCTATGACGCCACGGTGCTGGCGGGCACCCAGGGCGCGCGCAACCATGCCAAGACCGACCGCATGCTGGGCATTGCGCTGGCGCAGAAGCTCCCCGTGGTGCTGTTCGCAGAAGGCGGGGGCGGGCGCCCCGGCGATACCGACACGCCCGTGGTCGCCGGCCTGCATGTGCACACCTTCGCGGCCTATGCGGCCCTGTCGGGCCAGGTGCCCGTGATCGGCATCACGCACGGCCGCTGCTTCGCGGGCAACGCGGCCCTGCTGGGCTGCAGCGACGTGATCATCGCCACGCGCGCCAGCTGCATCGGCATGGGCGGGCCGGCCATGATCGAGGGCGGCGGGCTGGGCGTCTTCCGGCCCGAACAGATCGGGCCCAGCAGCGTGCAGCACGCCAATGGCGTGATCGACGTGCTGGTCGAGGACGAGTCCGGAGCCGTGGCCGCCGCGCGCCACTACCTGTCGTTCTTCCAGGGCCGCACCACGGACTGGACCGCGCCCGACCCACGCGCCCTGCGCCATGTGGTGCCCGAGAACCGGCTGCGTGCCTACGACACGCGCGCGGCCCTGGCCCACCTCGTGGACGAAGGCAGCCTGCTGATGCTGCGCACGGGCTTCGGCGCCGGCATCCACACGGCGCTGGCGCGCATCGAGGGCCGGCCCGTGGGCCTGATGGCCAACAACCCCTCGCACCTGGGCGGCGCCATCGACGCCGACGCGGCCGACAAGGCCGCGCGCTTCATGCAGCTGTGCAATGCCCACGGCCTGCCCATCGTGAGCCTGGTGGACACGCCCGGCTTCATGGTCGGCCCCGAGATCGAGAAGACCGCCCAGGTGCGCCATGTCAGCCGCCTGTTCGTCACGGCGGCCAAGCTGCGCGTGCCGTATTTCAGCGTGGTGCTGCGCAAGGGCTACGGCCTGGGCGCCATGGGCATGACGGCGGGCAGCTTCCATGCGCCCGTGTTCAACGTGGCCTGGCCCACGGGCGAATTCGGCGCCATGGGCCTGGAGGGCGCCGTGCGCCTGGGCTTTCGCAAGGAACTGGAGGCCCTGCCCGAGGGATCCGAGCGCAACGCCCTGTTCGACCGGCTGCTGGCCCAGCAGTACGCCCACGGCGAGGCCATGCACATGGCCGGCACGCTGGAGATCGACGCCGTCATCGACCCCGCCGACACGCGCGCCTGGCTGGCGCGCGGCCTGGCCGGAGCCCGTGTCGCACCGCCGCAGGCGGGCTTCGTGGACACCTGGTAG
- a CDS encoding TetR/AcrR family transcriptional regulator has protein sequence MPKPPVTPRGRQRLPTAGSDEKRERILKAAEALFDRNGYASTTMEQIVQALGVTKPFVYYYFRNKQEIFETLCWAPTEACFTVLDFASDDARPAHEKAVDGLQRLIAATIAHYPAAFFPYREPQAFSPAYMKASRTLARQFYRQFCALLEEGRASGHFDFRETRITAQAACSLPGFLYNWYRPGGRLGTAEMVAELTDLASRVLGLRAAPPSPASPPKKMPARRSRPPAEPPSKA, from the coding sequence ATGCCCAAGCCCCCCGTCACACCGCGCGGCCGCCAGCGCCTTCCCACGGCCGGCTCCGACGAAAAGCGCGAACGCATCCTCAAGGCGGCCGAGGCCCTGTTCGACCGCAACGGCTATGCCAGCACCACGATGGAGCAGATCGTCCAGGCCCTGGGCGTGACCAAGCCCTTCGTCTACTACTACTTCCGCAACAAGCAGGAGATCTTCGAGACCCTGTGCTGGGCGCCCACCGAGGCCTGCTTCACGGTGCTGGACTTCGCGTCCGACGATGCGCGGCCGGCCCACGAAAAGGCCGTGGACGGCCTGCAGCGCCTGATCGCCGCCACCATCGCCCACTATCCGGCGGCCTTCTTTCCCTACCGCGAGCCCCAAGCCTTCAGCCCCGCCTACATGAAGGCCTCGCGCACGCTGGCGCGCCAGTTCTACCGCCAGTTCTGCGCACTGCTCGAGGAAGGCCGCGCCAGCGGCCATTTCGACTTCCGCGAGACGCGCATCACCGCCCAGGCCGCCTGCAGCCTGCCGGGCTTTCTCTACAACTGGTACCGCCCCGGCGGCCGCCTGGGCACGGCCGAGATGGTGGCCGAGCTGACTGACCTCGCCAGCCGCGTGCTGGGCCTGCGCGCCGCGCCCCCCTCCCCTGCATCCCCCCCGAAAAAGATGCCTGCACGGCGCAGCCGGCCCCCGGCCGAGCCACCCAGCAAGGCCTGA
- a CDS encoding type IV pilus twitching motility protein PilT — protein MDITQLLAFSVKNKASDLHLSAGLPPMIRVHGDVRRINVDPLDHKTVHAMVYDIMSDSQRKAYEEFLEVDFSFEIEGLARFRVNAFNQYRGAAAVFRTIPSKILTLEQLNAPRIFADLALKPRGLVLVTGPTGSGKSTTLAGMVNHLNETEYGHILTVEDPIEFVHDSKKCLINQREVGPMTQSFSAALRSALREDPDAILVGEMRDLETIRLAMTAAETGHLVFGTLHTSSAAKTIDRIIDVFPAEEKEMVRAMLSESLQAVISQTLCKTKDGQGRIAAHEIMLGTSAIRNLIREAKVAQMYSTIQTSQNVGMQTLDQNLTDLVRRNLISPAEARAKAKIPENFPG, from the coding sequence GTGGACATCACCCAATTGCTGGCATTCAGCGTCAAGAACAAGGCCTCCGACCTGCACCTGTCTGCGGGGCTGCCCCCGATGATCCGCGTGCATGGCGACGTGCGCCGCATCAATGTCGATCCGCTGGACCACAAGACCGTCCACGCCATGGTCTACGACATCATGAGCGACTCCCAGCGCAAGGCCTACGAGGAGTTCCTGGAGGTGGACTTCTCGTTCGAGATCGAAGGCCTGGCGCGCTTTCGCGTCAACGCCTTCAACCAGTACCGGGGCGCGGCCGCCGTCTTCCGGACCATTCCCAGCAAGATCCTGACGCTGGAGCAGCTCAATGCGCCCCGCATCTTCGCCGACCTGGCCCTGAAGCCCCGCGGACTGGTGCTGGTGACCGGCCCCACGGGCTCGGGCAAGTCCACCACGCTGGCCGGCATGGTCAACCACCTCAACGAGACCGAGTACGGCCACATCCTGACGGTGGAGGACCCCATCGAATTCGTGCACGACTCCAAGAAGTGCCTGATCAACCAGCGCGAAGTCGGCCCGATGACGCAGTCGTTCTCGGCCGCGCTGCGCTCGGCGCTGCGCGAGGACCCGGACGCCATCCTGGTGGGTGAAATGCGCGACCTGGAGACCATCCGCCTGGCCATGACGGCCGCCGAGACGGGCCACCTGGTGTTCGGCACCCTGCACACCTCCAGCGCCGCCAAGACCATCGACCGTATCATCGACGTCTTCCCTGCCGAGGAAAAGGAAATGGTGCGCGCCATGCTCTCCGAATCGCTGCAGGCCGTGATCTCGCAGACGCTGTGCAAGACCAAGGACGGCCAGGGCCGCATCGCCGCCCACGAGATCATGCTGGGCACCAGCGCCATCCGCAACCTGATCCGCGAGGCCAAGGTGGCACAGATGTACTCCACCATCCAGACGAGTCAGAATGTGGGCATGCAGACGCTGGACCAGAACCTGACCGATCTGGTTCGGCGCAACCTGATCAGCCCGGCCGAAGCCCGTGCCAAGGCCAAGATACCGGAGAACTTCCCGGGCTGA
- a CDS encoding AMP-binding protein, whose product MADSPALIPLHEALRRNARQHPDRDAYIWYGRHISWAEVDAASDAFAARLQALGVGRGEPVALFMNNCPQYIVAHYGIQKIGAIVCPCGPLNKEHELQYQLDDLQARVIVAADVLLPVVDKVRASTALRHVLAVRYGDWLPESPTLALPPELQAPVQPLPEGVESFWDAMHSGAKPVPVDVAMDDVSLMTYTSGTTGLPKGAMLSYGNAASKTAGACSATGVNADDMLLAVAPLYHIAGMSMGVNMPVHSGAPCVLLHRFDPLAVAQALERYRVTWWYSIAPMNVAVMQLPGVEGMDFSALRRNTVTSFGIAYTEELARQWKRFTPNCVSSEAAYGLSETHTMDTTMPGDAIRWGTHGKPLPGNEVRIVDPETGAPLPAGEVGEITIRGPGNFKGYWNKPEATARTLKNGWVHTGDMGRIDADGYLTFIGRFKEMIKVSGYSVFPEEVEAILIKHPAVAQAAVIGVPDPHKGETVRAFIVTRPGQQVAAEDLVQWSRENMASYKAPREVRFIEALPATGAGKVLRRLLRDQ is encoded by the coding sequence ATGGCGGATTCCCCAGCCCTCATCCCCCTGCATGAGGCCCTGCGCCGCAACGCGCGCCAGCATCCCGACCGCGACGCCTACATCTGGTATGGCCGCCACATCAGCTGGGCCGAGGTGGACGCGGCCAGCGATGCCTTTGCCGCGCGGCTGCAGGCACTGGGCGTGGGCCGGGGCGAGCCCGTGGCGCTGTTCATGAACAACTGCCCGCAGTACATCGTGGCCCACTACGGCATCCAGAAGATCGGCGCCATCGTCTGCCCCTGCGGACCGCTGAACAAGGAGCATGAGCTGCAATACCAGCTCGACGATCTCCAGGCCCGCGTGATCGTCGCGGCCGACGTGCTGCTGCCCGTGGTGGACAAGGTGCGCGCCAGCACGGCGCTCAGGCATGTGCTGGCCGTGCGCTACGGGGACTGGCTGCCGGAGTCCCCCACGCTGGCGCTGCCACCCGAACTGCAGGCCCCCGTGCAGCCGCTGCCCGAGGGCGTGGAATCGTTCTGGGATGCCATGCACAGCGGCGCCAAGCCCGTGCCCGTCGATGTCGCCATGGACGATGTATCGCTGATGACCTATACGTCGGGCACCACGGGCCTGCCCAAGGGGGCCATGCTCAGCTACGGCAACGCGGCCAGCAAGACGGCCGGCGCCTGCAGCGCCACGGGCGTGAACGCCGACGACATGCTGCTGGCCGTGGCGCCGCTCTACCACATCGCCGGCATGTCCATGGGCGTGAACATGCCCGTGCACAGCGGCGCCCCCTGCGTGCTGCTGCACCGCTTCGACCCGCTGGCCGTGGCCCAGGCCCTGGAGCGCTACCGCGTGACCTGGTGGTACAGCATCGCCCCCATGAACGTGGCCGTGATGCAGTTGCCGGGCGTGGAGGGCATGGATTTTTCCGCGCTGCGCCGCAACACCGTGACCAGCTTCGGCATCGCCTACACCGAGGAGTTGGCGCGGCAGTGGAAGCGCTTCACGCCGAACTGCGTCTCCAGCGAGGCGGCCTATGGCCTCAGCGAGACCCACACCATGGACACCACCATGCCCGGCGATGCCATCCGCTGGGGCACGCACGGCAAGCCGCTGCCCGGCAACGAGGTGCGCATCGTCGACCCCGAGACCGGCGCGCCGCTGCCGGCCGGCGAGGTGGGCGAGATCACCATCCGCGGCCCCGGCAACTTCAAGGGCTACTGGAACAAGCCCGAGGCCACGGCCAGGACCCTGAAGAACGGCTGGGTGCACACGGGCGACATGGGCCGCATCGACGCCGATGGCTACCTGACCTTCATCGGCCGCTTCAAGGAAATGATCAAGGTCTCGGGCTACAGCGTCTTCCCCGAGGAGGTGGAGGCCATCCTCATCAAGCACCCGGCCGTGGCCCAGGCCGCCGTGATCGGTGTGCCCGATCCGCACAAGGGCGAGACCGTGCGCGCCTTCATCGTCACGCGACCGGGCCAGCAGGTCGCGGCCGAGGACCTGGTGCAGTGGTCGCGCGAGAACATGGCCAGCTACAAGGCGCCGCGCGAGGTGCGCTTCATCGAGGCGCTGCCCGCCACGGGTGCAGGCAAAGTGCTGCGTCGCTTGCTGCGCGATCAATGA